Within the Megalopta genalis isolate 19385.01 chromosome 11, iyMegGena1_principal, whole genome shotgun sequence genome, the region GTCCGAGTAAATTAATTTGATTTTCAAAGGATAGTCGAGCATCGCGGTTCGCCGGACCAGCCGTTGATTACGCGGCGAATAGCGCATTCGGGAATAGGAGGGGGGTGGGGCTCGTTTCAATGGTTATAAATAGTCGTTTTTCTACGAAAAACCGACGAACATTTACATTTGTGTGCAACCTTTTAGGCAATTGGAAAATTACATAAACGCAGCCAAAGACAGCTTATATATGTGCATGTACCTAATGACTGTCGACATGTTGTCGAATGCCTTCATAAATGCACTGAGACGCGGTGTCCATGTGCGGGTGATAATGGATAAGAGCATGGCGCACAACTCGCGCGGACAAGCGATCCCCTTTCACAGGAATGGTACGTACGATGacgttcgttttttttttatcgcacGGAAAATAACTGAAAATAACACTGTTCCCGACCCGGAAATGTCACAGGTATTGAAGTACGGATACAGCAAACCGATGCCCTAATGCACCATAAGTTCGTGATCGTCGACGAGCGCATCCTAATAACTGGCAGCACCAACTGGACGATGTCTGCATTTTTCGGGAATTACGACAATATAATGATTACCAATCAGGTGGCCTTTGTGAAGCCATTCGTAAAAGAGTTTCAGAATCTGTGGACCGAGCTCCAATACTGTGGCATCAATATAGGCGAAGTCATATCGTAAGCTGTAACTCGGTGAGTGAAATGTTTTCCTTAAATTTTAAACGTTTCGGTGAAAAGTGTTTGTATCGTTTGCTTGCAATTTCTATCGCGTTGCAAGCACGATCAGATTTCACGATTTGGACTGAAATCTTTCGACTGAAAGAGTTTTATTAACACCTGTTAGCATGTATTATCTCGTCTGAAATTATGAAGATTCTTTCGCAGAATGCGATTGAATAATAAGTTTTTTCAAAGCCAAGCGTTCGCTATCATAAAATAGCATTAAATATCATAGAAAAGcttaaataaattcgatctttcCTGTTATATGAAGCAACGCTTCTGTTTCTCCGCGTGATTATGCATCGAACACGTTCACGCGGTTCCCTGCGATTCTTTCGAGTGATAGGGGTAATAATTGGAACGAGTGACACTATTGCACTTTGTATAGGGGGTGACCAAAAAATGTTAGCTGAGCTCGCCCCTTATCGATcggtgcttttcgttaataactcgtaaacaaagccgcgggttgcgttttcgttaaggaaaaagttacttcaaatgaccccaggttACCCCctttttcggattgcgagacatttttttggacaccctgcacagtaaattctcttcgattatcgctcagcttgtaagcaaaaatggataatttgggaagtgaTGCGATTATTATTTGTGCCTCACGGCTTGTTTTTATCGTTGTGTTGTtgacaatatttaattatatataatatataatattgtgatattatattttgatattatattgtaatataatataatatatagtattgtaatataatataatatataatattgtaatataatagaacatataatatcatattatgttatattatatataattaatacatataatttaacttgataaaacagataaatgaataaaactgTGCGTAACTGAGTGTTCCGAGTGTAAAGGCTAGATAGAGATGGTGAGTTGTGTATTTTTCTACTGCCCGAATGTACTGCCGTTTGCTCGATAGTAACTTCGATGTGGGCTTGAACTGAAAATAAAACAAGCGGATTCGTGGATTGTACATTTTTCGGTGAAAGTAACGGGAACAGTCGTCTTAATTGATTGGGTTAAATAATAGCATAGAAAGGTATAGCACTCGCACCCTCGGGACCGTAGCAGGTAATAAACATGCAAACGAAAGGAATTTATGAGGATTAGACGATGGCTCGACTTCTTATAACCATTTGTGGgtcgtaataaaataaaatattaaattctaaAGGAAGTATCCGATTTTCGGAGGAACTGCATGCTAGGGATAGTTGCTATTGTTTGTAGAATAGATATGGTGTTGTAAGGTAATTCAATTAATTTATAGTAGGGAATTTCCTGATTCGTTTCGACTTTCAATACCGAACAACTGCTTTCACTAAGatttcataaattattattcgcTGGAAGAATATTTCGTGATATTTTGTCGAAATTTGATTGCTCGCCGAGCGtttcattttctaattttttggcTAACATAGCTTTGAGTCTCGCAAAGGTTCGTTGGTTGCGTAAATTCGCTATCGCCTATTAATTAATATCGCGTAAATAAGTGTTGCATTTTACCGCGTGGATAGTGTTGTAATTTAACCGTGCAAGTAACGTTATAGTTTACCGCGTAAAAAAAGTGCCCAGCAAATTAACCAGTTTGCTGTGGCGCGCGCCTCCTTTTTAGAGCTCGCGTTTACATatatcgcgagaatcaagcgacgatcaaactttagtgacgcacgtacatcgcatagctgcttctTTTTCCCATTTTTTCTCTTTTTGTTTCGTTcgtcaatcttgacgagcgctatcgcgccgcttggttctcttcgcaatgaATTAAGACAAAttatcacgctgttcggcacttttcgaccgtgttttctgaataaccccATGGACAGGAGTTCCCGCACGAATTGAATGTCTCCGACGATCGATTCGGTGCTGCGCGAGCTGCCGAACGTGGAGCACGCCGATAGGATTCTCGTGGAATCGTCGGCAGCTGTTAACGATATAAACGGCGATCGGGTGGAAACCgctcgagccgagccgagccgggccgggccAGGCGTATTGCAATATGCATTGGGGGGAACCGCGCGTCCGACGATATTAAAATATCGTCGCGCCGATGCATCCGATGCAACGCAACGGTGCATGGTTAGCCGGTGTTCTCATCGGCCGATAGAAGTGGAACATTGTACGTGTATATAAATAGGATAGCCCGTATGAAAATAGACGTCGGGCCGTTGGACCGAGGGATCGATGATGATCCCCCAAGTCGCTGGACAAAGTTTTCCCCTCGCCCCTTTCCGCGGCAAATTCACGGTCTCTCCGGCAAGCCCTTTAGCCGTTCAGCAAAACTCCATCGTCGCGGAAATTCCTTTTTCCTCGTGGCGGGATCCTTTTTTGCGTCTCTTGTAAACTCTGCGCGCTCGATCGAAGTCGTCGGGAACACGAGCGCGCcgtaataaaaatagaaaacagAAACAATGAGAATGTTCCGAGCACGCGATGATCCGCGTATAATCGTTCTAAAGAGAATTTTCAAACGGCGTCACCGGGTTCTTTgtaccggcgcggcggcgtctTAAAGCGGACGGTCTCGTGTCTCCGCGATAATGCCAGCGCGTTTTGCTTGGAAAACGAGGAAAATCGTTACGCGTCGCGTAACGGGAAAGGTAAACATAGCGGCAACAAATTTGCTGGACGGCCGTCAAAAATCGTGCGCGTACGAATTATAAAAAGCGGATGACGGGGAGGCCGGCGAATTTTCCCGGCATCTGGAGACAATCGGTGAACCGGTTCCCCGAATCGATATCGAATTTTCTTATTTTACACGGTACAGCGAAACACGGCGAACATAGAGCCGGCTTTCTATTAATATTTCGCCGCGGCACGACGACCGTTATCACAGTTCGAACGCGCCATTCAAGAATGTATTTTCTGCTCCGCGCGCGCTCTACGGACAATTATTATTAGACCGTGGCGCTCGCGAATTGACGGCGAGGCGTTCCGTATTTTCGTAGACAAGTTGAAGGGACTGAAAATTGCAGGGGGAATTTCATTTCTTCCCTCCTGCCCCCTCggcccgacgacgacgacccaAGTCGACACGGCGGACGAAAAATAGAATGTTAATCGTGTTACGTGCCGATGAACTTTATGGCAGATTTTTACGGGCTGTAAACGCCGCGAAGTGGCGGAACGATTATTATTAAAGGAACATTATACGCCGGGATCAATTTTTTACGGTGGGATTTCGGGGAACCAGACCAATATTTATATTCGCCGACGGTTGACGTCAGCGAATCCGAAATAAAGTAAGACCCGGATTATTTAATTAACGCCAACCGTGCCAtcggggggggggaggggaggtCGAACAGCGATGCCGATTCGACGATtcttattatacgattattgaaattctAAGGACGCGTCTCTCCACCGGAAATCGTTggataaatttataaaaattagagaaagatccgaatgaattcgatgctgttGTTTGTACGAGGCAACAGGGACCAGTTACTTTTAACGCTGCTGTTAAAAATTCGCGATTCGGGAAAATCGATCGAGCGATTTTGCAAGAAACACACCATTGCATTaggtcgagtcataaataactttcGACGCGGCCGGGAACAATCTATTGTTCGTATCTACCCTCTGTGACTCACCGGAACGAACGAGTAAAAACTTTTAAAAGCTTTCAAAAGCAAAAGCTTTCACTAAGTAGATAAAgggttcaaaataaataaaacgaaaaagtaaataaacaaaaaaaaacataaataaacaaaataaatgtctgaATAACACTAGATTTGTGGAACCCGTCAGAATGACGGGTCACTAGTTTCTCAATTTGCGATTATTCATGTCATGAAAATGCATTTATGAgctattattcatttatttatttatttattcaatctaTATGTtaattacggcaaatgttacgataacacttgttaaaaatccaggctaaatgtcttatcgttacttt harbors:
- the zuc gene encoding mitochondrial cardiolipin hydrolase zuc isoform X2; its protein translation is MRSVFIVGGIIIGSEFIWQLIRLCHYYLRQRAILEEENEEEVNQEKKKQEQKRENEEEVNQEEEENEEEVNQDEEEEYEEEENEEEVSQEEEDEDEGEEEEVEEEDCTQIMFFSQRCSQCRIHTRNYRCPEKACPVEYVRQLENYINAAKDSLYMCMYLMTVDMLSNAFINALRRGVHVRVIMDKSMAHNSRGQAIPFHRNGIEVRIQQTDALMHHKFVIVDERILITGSTNWTMSAFFGNYDNIMITNQVAFVKPFVKEFQNLWTELQYCGINIGEVIS